ctgaagtatatcaaaagatcaagtaggccatacctaaggaaacagtggaagtattgattttcaccattgaaatgtttctaagcccccaatgatgtttatttttcatccaaattattcataagatcacaaagacatggatgaatggaaaaaacaaatatcatcttgatataaaacttttgtgggcccccaacaacttttcaacggtagaaattcaattcacactatttcaggtggtgtggtccacttcatccttggatatgaatcatttttgttgtaaaactgtaaaattagatgataaaagagatcaatggagttgatacaatgaaAGGATGACGTTGGGCTCCACAAACTTTACTCAATACGCTTACCATACTGATTTACTTAGCACGtaaaccgcttccgtttaacgtctccaCTATACTTCTTATTGAATGTaccttttttaatatatttaaaaaaatctgatgatatggcacttatagtgacgttgaccaatgaaaacgctggaggcagggagttcctgcctccgggaaACAGACGGTCCGCActgtaaaaaaatatatggacggcatgtgGACCCGGACGGGATCAGCTACCGAATGCAACAAGAGCGAGTCTTGCTATTGATGTTACGTCTTCACCTTCTttggcccctccatgatgtatgtgttgtttatatccacatcatttatccatttggagaaatcattttaaggcttgagccaaagaatgaggcagatccaaagttcaagtggacccaccatagaaaacggtGCATGGGATAgggacatccaccgttgaaaccttcttagggcccaccgtggtgtttatttgagatccaatctgtgtgacctaatcaacagattatatgtcaaataaatagtacagtgggactaaggaggattttaatactggatatctaatcattaatattgttttcctgtggtatggtccactggagatttatatccctcgctctcatttttgggatcaagccctaaaatgatatgtaaatatggatgaacggaatggatgaaacacatacatcacggtggggcccacagagcaccaaccatcagccaccggacggtggcaggggaagtagccaatccgttccctgctAAACCCCGTTCCGAccccaggaagttcctgcactgggatgctacgtggtcccactgtgatgtttgggagaaatccacccgtccatccgtttttgcgagatcattttaggagatacGACCAAAGATgcggtggatccaaaactcaactgtgTCAGGCACATTCATACGGCCGCAAAAGCTTCGTCTCCCCACCCACGATTCCCCCCTCTCCGCCCCTTAACCTCTTTCTCTCATGCTCGGCTGAAGACTCTTTCAAGAGTGACGAACAAAGAGTTGGATAAATAGGGGTTATGGTGTGAGGATTCGGAGGGAAAAGTCTAACAATCTGACGGCCGGGATCATTCAacggcgtttttttttttttttttttttttaaaaaaaaaattttattttaaatgttgTGGCCATAAAAAGTAACTGAAGCTTCGATGCACTGATCAAATAGTAGGAGATCATTAGAAAGTTCTGTAGCATGGGAAAACCGGTGATTGTGGCAACAAACATGTTGGAGAGCATGATTTACCATCCAACTCCAACAAGAGCAGAAGTCACAGACATTGCAATTGCAGTACGAGAAGGTGTTGATGCCATCATGCTCTCTGGTGAAACTGCCATGGGAAATAAGTACTTGTATAGATTTCTTGTTATGTGAAGTACTTTTTGTATAGATTTCTTGCTATAAGACCAGTCATAACATTTCAGAAAGTATTGCTCAGACCTCGAACCTTCagggagttttttatttttaaatttttacgaTTAGAATTTTCTCTTTTGTCAAATTCATGCCTTGTCTCATGGATACACTTACGGGTTACTCAAACACACAAAAACCAATTTACTTGTAAATGACCCATTTTCTCTTTTGTCAAATTCATGCCTTGTCTCATGGATACACTTACGGGTTACTCAAACACACAAAAACCAATTTACTTGTAAATGACCCATCGCTTGCATCCAAACATGATCGACTTTCACTAGTAAGAGACTTacaacttagggcctgtttgttttttcaaagccaGTGTATttgtaaataggtaattattatAGTTTaccatgtttgaaaattcataggtatttgtgccattgaaactatttcaaaagagataattttaatttttgaatcgtacagtaatatatatgatatatctgttccATCCATATATTTTACTATAATATTTTgaagaatgagacaaaaaatgaagtagatacaacacttaggtggcccacaccaaaagaaacagtggcctcacaaagttttaaacggtaagtatttgattccatttttcatatggtgtggtccacttgagttttggatatacctcattattttgttcatgctataaattcaaatggcataatggatgaacggtgtagataagcaaaatgcatcacagtggaacccatatatattttgtaattttttggtCAAAAtagtaagtagtcaaatcaggtatGTTGTAAATAGACGGGAAAgtaattattactcttttacctGGTTTTTACCAGTGAACTTGAAAATCACGCAGCCCCTTagagaacttacaggcatccaaacaggcccttaagcattcagttatctattattaGCCAATGGCCCTTGTTATCGATGGAGGAACTGAGAGAGATGCCGATGCCTTTAATGTTTCTCTTTCACATTCACTGTGAGGAAAACTTTGATGCTTGCTTGCTTGCTAAGGGAGGGGCAACCAGGGATCAGGTTGTAAACTTTGATGTTCCACTGATGTAATGGATTTTGGGTAGCAGGTGTTCATTTTTGGGTTTCCTCTCCTTTTATAATAAAATTGGTTATTTGGTTACAAGGTATATCTTGCTTATTTCCAAGAAAGCTTTATAAATCACAATCAGTGGCATTCTCATTACTCAagctgaaagaaaaaaagaaaaaagaaaaaagaatcatcttgagattatttatttatttttattttttttcctgcgATATCTGTAACTTGTACATCTTTGGCGAAAGTATTCTGAATGCCGTTTTATGTTGCACATGGGGAGATCTCATGAAAAGATCATAGGTAGTAAAAATGACATTCTGAATAAAGTGGGATTAGTTTTGTTTCTGTTCAGAAACATGCAGTGAGAAATCAGATCAATTTAGGACAGTTGTGTATTGGCAGGTGAAGAATTTAGTTTTTCATGGTCACAGCGTAATGATATAGTTAATATTGATTATGCATATAGTCATATTTTTATCAAGTATATTGAAGAACTGCTATATTCCTTTTAACTTGAGTATTCATGATCAATAGAAGATGTTACATATATGCAATTGTTACTTTCGGTATCCATTGAAGGCTGTCAAAGTAATGCATACTGTGGCACTGAGGACTGAATCAACTTTGTCAAACATCTCCCCTCCAAGTCCGGCTACTGCTCTCAAAGTACTTTATGATTATTATACCAACAAGGGAAGGCCCCTTCTCTTTTTAATCATGGAAAAGTTGGTCTAGTAACGCATCTACGATACTAGGCTTAAGAAGATTGAAATGTATATCAGTCAAATACATGCAATTCTCCACTATGTGCAATAAATTTCTTTTATTCCTGTCTCTCTATGTTTGGCTTCCATGCAACTACAATGGCAAACACTCTTAGCACATCCAGTCTTGTCTTCATGAGAACGGGATCAATGGCTACACTGTTAAGCCACTATCGGCATTCCTCTACCATCTTTGCCTTCACGAATGAGTAAGTTCTCTGCACTAATCATTACGAGATTGAACTGTTTGATTTATACAGGTTCCTTAGTATTTTTAACTGTCATATTATAATATTTTTCGATGGGTTTCTGTAAAACTGCCATCAGAAACATCAATGCTTTGAAAATATACCACCTTCATATTTGCTTTCCAAGAAAGTTTCAGGATGGCAAATAGCCAACATTTGGCATTAAGGACTTTTCCTCAATTATTGGCTTGCTGATGTGCAAGTTATAGATTGAGACCTTCTGTGCTTGGCAGAGAAAGGGTTAAGCAGAGGCTGGCACTTTATCAATTGAGGCCTTCTGTGCTTGGCAAGTTATAGATTGAGGCCTTCTGTGCTTGGCAGAATTAGAGTTTCGTGCTTGGCAGAGAAAGGGTTAAGCAGAGGCTGGCACTTTATCATGGGGTGCTGCCCATATATAAGCAGTTTTCCAATGATGCAGAAGAGACATTCTCTCGAGCTCTGAATCTCTTGCTGGTATGGAATGCTTGCACTCATGGATCTTCATCGTTTTTATTTCCCGTTGTTTTCACCTTTAGTAGTTAATTCCATGAAATTTTCATGCACCAGAGCCGAGGTTTGTTGGAGGAGGGAGAGCATGTTACTCTTGTCTAGACTAGAGTGGAACACAACCGATTTGATGAATGTGGAATATACTGAATTAAGTCAATTCGAATCTTTTTCTTAGATGTTTTGTAGAACTCATGTATAGTGCTATGGTATCAGGAATGTGAAGCTGGAGGCATTCGCTGTTTATAAGTGGTCATATTTTCTATCTAATGAGTTTTGAACATCAGGCCAATTGCTAGAGAACTTACCATCATCATTAGTGTTTCTTACAAACACAGCTTagctatgcaaaaaaaaaaaagtaaaataaaaataaaaaataaataatgagaATTTGATATATTGATCAACCAGCTGAGCATCCGAAACACTGTACTAAATcacacattttattttattttttttcttgacttgttttcttctttttcatggAGGCAGATAAGGTACCAACACCATATGATAAATATTGGTCAAGACATGATCTCAAGTTGTTTCATCCTGACCAACTATCTTCTTTTGTTAGCTACTCGTATTGTTACGCATGTCCAATTTCTATCACTTTCTTTACAATCCCATTGGGATTAGAAGACAAATCCCACTGTGTGTGGGGGAAGGAAACATGCCTTGGAAGTttctagaaatctttaaaagatgggTTGTCATTGTCTTTTATTTCAACATTTGCTACAAGTTTCTTCACCTGGTATCTTGCTTCACCTACCCATGTAACACTGTTCATAGGCTTACTGCTACACATCTTGCTTAATAACCCACCCAAATTCATTCACCCACTACTAGATTCTTTAAGCGAATTGGTATCATGAGTGAATTCTTTGGCTCCACATTTCCCTTCAAACGAGATGCATTTGTACCACTTTGCACATAACATGTAAACAATAAAGTCAGTGCCTGTCAGAGCTGCAAGCAAGAAGTAAAACTATCCATGTGAACCTTGTTGATGTTTTCAGGTATCCAACCGGCATTCATCTTAAGATCCAGTGATACGCAAGCCATTATGAATGGGTTAAATGCATAAATGTATTTTCCCACCCATGACAGGGCCCATATAAATGCATGGGCAACTGTACAATATCACTTGGCCAAGTGTCGGGTGGATTAACCGAGTTTGCAAACTATGTTTTGATGATCCGATCGAACTAGCTAGGCTCCGCCTGAGTAATGGGTCCTAGCCAATATTAGCTATGATAGgactatcttaaccatctaatcatTGGACCTTTTTCTCACTTGACTGGAGCCATTTATGTACATTTGTATGCCACCAATTAAAGGGCTAGGATCACCCAAACATTGCAATTTTCAGACCATGCCCCACTCACTATTAGATCTTCTCCATGCATGCCAAATGAGGTGACATCTCAACGGTAGAAATTCCATGCACATGTGTTACCAACCTGATGACAAGATCAGCCTGACTTTTGAGACTCATCATGTCCACACTGGGAGTCGCCTGATGAACAACATCGATCTCTCATCTCTCACTCGTGTGCATAGTGACCACACGTGTAGAAAACACAATTACAAAGTGCACTACCAGGTCCACTTAGAATTTCTTGTGCCAATATTCCAACCCTACTATGACCCACCTCCTCTTGTGGCAATATTCCAACCCTACTATGACCCACCTCCTCTTGTGGCTTAACATGTGTGTTAAATCATAATAGACTAACTGATTTCGATCTTAATTGGtggcatataaaaataaataaagatcataTCTCATGTATCATATCCTAATGCCACTAAGTAATACAATCAAAATCATTTTtgtaaaatattattaaaatgtAAAAGAATGCATTAGATTAAGAGCTTCTGGACCACTTTTTTTCCAAGCAATCTAATGTTTCGAAGACTATACATGTGCTTTAGATTGTATTCTattatatttgagaaatgctccaatgctcacTACAACAAATGTGACTTTTAGCGGCGCTCACAAGCGCCGCTATAAATCCCTAAAAGCGCCGGTGATTCTATTATTGGCGCTAGTCAAGCGCCGCTAAATGGATATGTCGCTAAAAGTATTGGCGGCGCTAGGGAACTTCTATCGGCGCCTTTCTGAGCGCCGATAATTGTATGTTTTTCCGACGCGAAAAAGCGCCGGTATAAATCAATTAGAGCGCCGGTAAAATGCTTTGTGGACACTTTTTCTTGCGAAAAAGCGCCGTAAGATTTCTACACAAGCGCCGCGAGAAGCCCTTGTATGGATTTGAGAGGCCCTAGCATGCcagtaatttatttattattatatataattcaatcaaaacctgtattttttaaatatttgaaacataaaaatgatgcaatacaaattaaactgaatattaaacaaaatttatattaccacacaataaaaaaaaaatattacaataaatggtcttaaatgtaaataaataaataaaaacaaatcctctatatggtctactcctagcacaagtggcgtcaaaaggctgaatgTTCCCAATGAGAAAAGAATACCAAACATAACAGAAAGAAAAAAGACAGAAAACTTGGAAAACTACTCCTTACAGTGAACTATTAATTTATCTGGAATTGTTCTAACAAGTTGGTCAGCTGCAAATTTCCAATCAGCAGCACtgcaaaagaaagcaagaaaaaaaa
This region of Magnolia sinica isolate HGM2019 chromosome 1, MsV1, whole genome shotgun sequence genomic DNA includes:
- the LOC131246091 gene encoding pyruvate kinase isozyme G, chloroplastic-like → MGKPVIVATNMLESMIYHPTPTRAEVTDIAIAVREGVDAIMLSGETAMGKYPLKAVKVMHTVALRTESTLSNISPPSPATALKDSCLSMFGFHATTMANTLSTSSLVFMRTGSMATLLSHYRHSSTIFAFTNEERVKQRLALYHGVLPIYKQFSNDAEETFSRALNLLLSRGLLEEGEHVTLV